Within Synechococcus sp. NB0720_010, the genomic segment GCGCACCTGCTTCTCGCCCAGCTCAGCGGCCAGGTAGCGCACTGAGGCTTCCAGGGCGGCCTTGGCCACGCCCATGACGTTGTAGTTGGGGATCGCGCGCTCAGCACCGAGGTAGCTGAGGGTGATCACACTGCCGCCTTCGCTGAAGAGAGGCTTGGCGTGCTTACACAGCGGTGCCAGGGAGTAGGCGCTGACTTCCAGGGCACGGGCAAAGCCCTCGGGAGAGATGTTCGAGTAGTCACCGATCAGCTCGTCCTTACCGGCGAAGGCCAGGCAGTGCACCAGGACATCGATCTGGCCCCACTGCTCCTTGACCTTGGCGAAGACCGCTTCGATCTGAGCGGGGTCCTGCACGTTCAGGGGCTCGAACAGGGTGGGGGCCAGGGGAGCGGTCAGCTCACGCACCTTGCCTTCAAAGCGCCCCTTGTCATCAGGCAGATAAGTGACCCCGAGCTCGGCGCCTGCGGCGTGCAGCTGCTGGGCGATGCCCCAGGCGATCGACTTGTTATTGGCGATGCCGGTGACCAGGGCCTTCTTACCGCGCAGATCGAGGAGCATGAAACGGGCGCTTGCGTTGCGGTGATTCTCACCCAGAAGGCGCCAGACGCCAGGATCACTGGACCCCAAGTCGCCGCCGTTGGCCAGCCCCACCCCATGCGGAGTGCCCCTGAACTGGGAGGAGCACCCCGGCGATCTCCCCCGCAAATTCAGCGACCGCAGCGCGCTTGAGCACACGCTGCAGCAGCTCTTCCCCGAGGCCAGCGGCAGCCTCAGCCCGATCCAGGGCGGACGCAGCCAGGCGGATGCTCTCCTGAACAAGGTCCAACCCGAGCGCTACGCCAAGGCCCGCAACTTCCTCAGCGGCCCCGTCACCCGGCTCTCGCCCTACATCCGCCACGGGGCCATCAGCCTGGCGGAGGTGCGCGATGCCGTTTTCGCCCGCAC encodes:
- the fabI gene encoding enoyl-ACP reductase FabI, producing MLLDLRGKKALVTGIANNKSIAWGIAQQLHAAGAELGVTYLPDDKGRFEGKVRELTAPLAPTLFEPLNVQDPAQIEAVFAKVKEQWGQIDVLVHCLAFAGKDELIGDYSNISPEGFARALEVSAYSLAPLCKHAKPLFSEGGSVITLSYLGAERAIPNYNVMGVAKAALEASVRYLAAELGEKQVRVNAISAGPIRTLASSAIGGILDMIHNVEEKAPLHRTVTQDEVGGTAAFLASNLASGITGQTIYVDAGYCITGM